From Sphingobacterium bambusae:
ATATAATTAAGAAAAAGTATACATTTGTAAGATGCAATTTACTGCAAATCAAATAGCAACATTATTAGGCGGGTACGTTGAGGGAGATCCGGATGTTCTTGTAAATCAGTTGGCTAAGATCGAAGAGGGGACTCTCGGCTCGTTGGCTTTTCTGTCCAATCCCAAGTATGAACATTTTCTGTATCAGACTAATGCTTCGGCTGTTATCGTAAATGAGGACTTACAACTTCAAAAAGCTGTTGACACGACGTTAATACGTGTTAAAGATGCTTACTTGGCTTTTTCTGAACTCTTGAAGATCTATCATAAGTTGCGCAATGAGCGCAATGGTGTGGAGCAACCTTCATTTATACATGAATCGGTCACGGTAGGAGCTGATTTTTATCTTGGCGCTTTTTCTTATATAGGACGTGATGTCAAGATAGGTAACAATGTGAAAGTTTACCCACAGGTTTATGTCGGCGATGGTGTCGTTATCGGTGATAATGCTGTTCTGTTTCCTGGTGTAAAGGTCTACTACGACTGTAAGATCGGTGCCAACGTGGTGCTGCACAGCGGTGTGGTGGTTGGGAGCGATGGTTTTGGCTTTGCACCACAGAAAGATGGCACGTATAGTAAAGTTCCACAGATAGGGAATGTTATTATACACGATGATGTAGAGGTGGGAGCCAATACAGTTATTGATCGGGCTACTTTAGGATCTACGGTGATTTCTAAAGGCGTGAAGCTTGATAACCTGATCCAAGTTGCACATAATGTGGAGATCGGTGCCAACACTGTTGTTGCGGCACAGACGGGTATTTCTGGTAGTACGAAAGTTGGCGAACAGGTCATTTTAGGTGGACAAGTAGGTATCGTAGGTCATATTCAGATTGCCTCGGGTTCGCAGGTACAGGCGCAGTCTGGTATTAACCGGTCTATTGGACAAGAAAACAAAAAATGGGGCGGTTCTCCGGCAATGCCTTACAGTAGTAACTTACGATCGCAGGTTTTGTATGGAAAGCTACCTGCCCTTGAGCAGCGATTGGCGGAAGTTGAGGCGAGGCTGAAGAAATTGGATGACGAAACGCGATAATTTTGCTAAATAGTATATGTTAGATATGAATGTGAAACAAAGGACGATTTCGTCCGAAATAGCGATATCGGGAATAGGCTTGCACACGGGGAAAATTGTGAACATGACCTTAAAGCCCGCTCCAGAGTTTCATTGGTTTAAATTCAAAAGAGTAGATATCGCGGGATCGCCCATCGTAGCGGTAGATGCCGACAATGTGTCGGATACATCCCGTGGGACGACTATCACGCAGAATGGTGCTTCGGTGAGCACGATCGAACACCTGATGGCAGCCTTCGTGGGCTTGCAGATTGATAATGTGCTGATCGAGATTGACGGCCCTGAGGTGCCTATTTTGGACGGTAGTTCAAAGATTTACGTGGAGAAGTTGCTGGAGGTTGGCTTTGTAGACCAAGAGGCAGATCGCGACTATTATGAAATCAAGGATAATATTGCGTACGTAGAAAAAGATCGCAAGGTGGAAATTATCGCCATGCCGCTAGACGGTTATCGGTTGACCTGTATGATCGATTTCAACTCACCGGTATTGGGTAGCCAACACGCGGCAATCAGTAATATTTCGGAATTTCAAAGTGAAATATCTTCATCACGTACGTTTTGCTTTTTACATGAACTGGAAAGCTTGCTGAACCACAACCTGATAAAAGGTGGCGATTTGTCGAATGCTATCGTTATCGTGGATAAAGAGGTGAGTAAGGAAGAGTTGGATAAGTTGTCCGGACTGTTCAATAAAACCGTGGAAGTAGCCAATGAAGGTATCCTGAATAATATTCAACTACGCTATCAGAACGAGCCAGCGCGACATAAGCTGCTGGATATGATCGGCGATTTGGCCTTGGTAGGTCGTCCGTTGAAAGGGCATATTATGGCTGCTCGTCCTGGCCATGCTGCAAATGCTGCTTTTGCCAAAAAAATAAAAGCCCAAATAAAACGAGATAAAAACCGCAAGAATATGAAGGTTTACGACCCAAATATGACGCCGGTGTACGACACGGTTCAGATTATGAACATATTGCCGCATCGACAGCCATTTTTGATGATAGATAAGATTTTGGAACTATCGGAAACCCACGTCGTGGGACTGAAGAATGTGACCATGAATGAAGATCTTTTTATGGGGCACTTTCCGGGAGCACCTGTTTTTCCAGGGGTTCTGCAAATAGAAGCCATGGCACAAACCGGTGGTATCTTGGTGTTGAACACTGTTCCTGATCCAGAAAATTGGTTGACACTGTTCCTAAAAATCGAAAATGCCCGTTTTAAGAATCAGGTAACGCCAGGGGATACAATTATATTCAACTGTGAGTTGCTGGAGCCTATCCGTCGAGGCATCGCACGCATGAAAGCGGTCGGCATGGTTGGCGATAGGGTAGTAAGTGAGGCCGAATTGATGGCCCAAATTGTAAAAGTAAAAGGTAATTAACATGATACAACCGTTATCATACATCCACCCTGAGGCGAAAATCGCTCAAAATGTGGTGGTCGAGCCATTCACGACGATCTATAAGGATGTCGAGATTGGTGAAGGAACTTGGATCGGCTCCAATGTGACGATCATGAATGGCGCTCGGATAGGCAAAAACTGCCGTATTTTTCCGGGAGCCGTGATCTCTGGCGAACCCCAAGACTTGAAATTTGAAGGCGAGGTGACCACCGCAGAAATTGGAGACAACACCACCATACGGGAGTGTGTCACCATCAACCGTGGTACCAAAGACCGTTACAAAACGGTGATCGGAAAAAATTGCCTTATTCAGGCTTACAGCCATATCGCACATGATTGCTTTGTTGGCGACAACTGTATCTTCTCCAACTCGAGCACGTTGGCCGGACATATTACGGTGGGCGACTATGTGGTGCTTGCTGGTATGGTTGCTGTGCACCAGTTTTGTCAGATTGGCTCTCACGCTTTCGTAACGGGTGGTACGCTTGTTCGTAAGGATGTGCCGCCATTTATCAAAGCAGCGCGTGAGCCGATTTCCTATGCGGGTATCAATTCTGTAGGTCTACGACGTCGGGGTTTCACGGCAGAGCAGATTACGGAAATTCAGGATATCTACCGTGTGCTATTCGTGCAGA
This genomic window contains:
- the lpxD gene encoding UDP-3-O-(3-hydroxymyristoyl)glucosamine N-acyltransferase; this translates as MQFTANQIATLLGGYVEGDPDVLVNQLAKIEEGTLGSLAFLSNPKYEHFLYQTNASAVIVNEDLQLQKAVDTTLIRVKDAYLAFSELLKIYHKLRNERNGVEQPSFIHESVTVGADFYLGAFSYIGRDVKIGNNVKVYPQVYVGDGVVIGDNAVLFPGVKVYYDCKIGANVVLHSGVVVGSDGFGFAPQKDGTYSKVPQIGNVIIHDDVEVGANTVIDRATLGSTVISKGVKLDNLIQVAHNVEIGANTVVAAQTGISGSTKVGEQVILGGQVGIVGHIQIASGSQVQAQSGINRSIGQENKKWGGSPAMPYSSNLRSQVLYGKLPALEQRLAEVEARLKKLDDETR
- a CDS encoding bifunctional UDP-3-O-[3-hydroxymyristoyl] N-acetylglucosamine deacetylase/3-hydroxyacyl-ACP dehydratase, yielding MNVKQRTISSEIAISGIGLHTGKIVNMTLKPAPEFHWFKFKRVDIAGSPIVAVDADNVSDTSRGTTITQNGASVSTIEHLMAAFVGLQIDNVLIEIDGPEVPILDGSSKIYVEKLLEVGFVDQEADRDYYEIKDNIAYVEKDRKVEIIAMPLDGYRLTCMIDFNSPVLGSQHAAISNISEFQSEISSSRTFCFLHELESLLNHNLIKGGDLSNAIVIVDKEVSKEELDKLSGLFNKTVEVANEGILNNIQLRYQNEPARHKLLDMIGDLALVGRPLKGHIMAARPGHAANAAFAKKIKAQIKRDKNRKNMKVYDPNMTPVYDTVQIMNILPHRQPFLMIDKILELSETHVVGLKNVTMNEDLFMGHFPGAPVFPGVLQIEAMAQTGGILVLNTVPDPENWLTLFLKIENARFKNQVTPGDTIIFNCELLEPIRRGIARMKAVGMVGDRVVSEAELMAQIVKVKGN
- the lpxA gene encoding acyl-ACP--UDP-N-acetylglucosamine O-acyltransferase, which gives rise to MIQPLSYIHPEAKIAQNVVVEPFTTIYKDVEIGEGTWIGSNVTIMNGARIGKNCRIFPGAVISGEPQDLKFEGEVTTAEIGDNTTIRECVTINRGTKDRYKTVIGKNCLIQAYSHIAHDCFVGDNCIFSNSSTLAGHITVGDYVVLAGMVAVHQFCQIGSHAFVTGGTLVRKDVPPFIKAAREPISYAGINSVGLRRRGFTAEQITEIQDIYRVLFVQNRNLTKALDLIEAEFAPTELRDEILSFVRNSNRGVIKGFNQGRNSSL